Genomic segment of Chitinophaga varians:
GAACCCTAAAATTATGCTGGAAGGTTCCGATAACCAACTGCTGGGCCAGGTAGCTGCTAAAATCCGCAGCCTCCGCAAACCTGAACCATACAAAGGTAAAGGTGTTCGCTACAGCGATGAAGTGGTTCGTAAGAAAGCTGGTAAGTCAGCAGGTAAATAATTTTTAACTAGCTAATCAGCCTCCGGCTGGTTAGCTGGTTTTAACATATCCCGGCAGCATCGGGATAATAAAATAAAACTCACAATGAGCACAAAAGTTAGCAGAAGGGAAAAGATCCGCTACCGCATCCGTAAAAAGATCTCCGGTACTGCCAAAACACCAAGATTATCTGTATTTCGCAGCAACAGCGATATCTACGTACAGCTGATCGATGATACCAACGGTACTACCCTGGCATCCGCTTCTTCCCGTGATAAAGATATCAAAGCGCAATCCGGTACCAAATCCGAGAAATCCAGACTGGTAGGTATGGCCCTGGCTCAGAAAGCCACCGCTTTAGGCCTCACTACCTGCGTTTTCGACAGAAGTGGGTACTTATACCATGGCCGCATTAAAAGTGTAGCTGACGGAGCAAGAGAAGGTGGTCTCCAGTTCTAATGCTGGGTCCTAATTTTATCATTCTGAACAAGTAATTCTTATAAAATAAAATGGCAAAGAATTCATTCAATAAAGTAAAGGCCGGTGATCTGGAGCTGAAAGAAAAAGTAGTGGCGATCAACCGTGTTACCAAAACCACCAAAGGCGGTCGTACTTTCAGTTTCTCCGCACTGGTAGTAGTAGGTAATGAAAACGGCGTGGTAGGTCATGGCCTTGGTAAAGCTAAAGAAGTACAGCAGGCTATCACCAAAGGTATCGATGATGCTAAAAAGAACCTGATCAAGGTTCCGGTTATGCACGGTACTATTCCTCACGACCAGTTCGCGAAAGAAGGTGCTGCCAAAGTATTGATCAAACCGGCTGCTCACGGTACCGGTGTGATCGCGGGTGGTTCTATGCGTGCAGTACTGGAAAGCGCAGGCGTTACAGACGTACTGGCTAAATCCCTGGGTTCTGCCAACCCGCACAACGTG
This window contains:
- the rplR gene encoding 50S ribosomal protein L18, with translation MSTKVSRREKIRYRIRKKISGTAKTPRLSVFRSNSDIYVQLIDDTNGTTLASASSRDKDIKAQSGTKSEKSRLVGMALAQKATALGLTTCVFDRSGYLYHGRIKSVADGAREGGLQF
- the rpsE gene encoding 30S ribosomal protein S5, with the translated sequence MAKNSFNKVKAGDLELKEKVVAINRVTKTTKGGRTFSFSALVVVGNENGVVGHGLGKAKEVQQAITKGIDDAKKNLIKVPVMHGTIPHDQFAKEGAAKVLIKPAAHGTGVIAGGSMRAVLESAGVTDVLAKSLGSANPHNVVKATFKALGLLREPISVARTRTVSLKKVFNG